The proteins below come from a single Streptomyces sp. SCSIO 75703 genomic window:
- a CDS encoding MBL fold metallo-hydrolase, protein MITVLPVETPGLGDRTYLAHDGSVALVVDPQRDYDRVTALADAAGVRITHVFETHIHNDYVTGGLALAREVGARYLVNADDEVAFERTPVRDGQVIEVGDTMRVRAIHTPGHTHTHLSYALEADGEQTAVFTGGSLLYGTTGRPDLLGPDHTDTLVRAQWRSAHRLAQELPDETAVYPTHGFGSFCSATQATGLSSTIGDEKRTNSALTADEEAYVERLLAGLDAYPAYYAHMGPANAAGPGKPDLSAPSVADPAALRRRIEAGEWVVDLRDRIAFAAGHLPGSLNFGLDGQFVTYLGWLIPWGTPLTLLGETAGDVAEAQRELVRIGIDRPAAMATGNPEDWAGGEPLAAYPRASFGDLEAARNGDEDLVVLDVRRDQERERAHIPGSVHIPVHEVPARIGEVPAGRVWVHCAGGYRAGIVAALLHAHGRDVVAVDDSFDNALGLGLCALASPLSAHHDNRQESDA, encoded by the coding sequence ATGATCACCGTCCTGCCCGTCGAGACGCCCGGACTGGGCGACCGCACCTACCTCGCCCACGACGGCTCCGTGGCTCTGGTGGTCGACCCCCAGCGTGACTACGACCGCGTCACCGCGCTGGCCGACGCCGCCGGGGTGCGGATCACCCACGTCTTCGAGACGCACATCCACAACGACTACGTCACCGGCGGCCTGGCCCTGGCCCGCGAGGTGGGGGCGCGGTACCTGGTGAACGCCGACGACGAGGTCGCCTTCGAGCGGACCCCGGTACGCGACGGCCAGGTGATCGAGGTCGGCGACACCATGCGGGTGCGGGCGATCCACACCCCGGGCCACACCCATACCCACCTCTCCTACGCACTGGAGGCCGACGGGGAGCAGACCGCGGTGTTCACCGGCGGCTCGCTGCTGTACGGCACCACCGGGCGGCCCGACCTGCTGGGTCCGGACCACACGGACACCCTGGTGCGGGCCCAGTGGCGCTCGGCGCACCGACTGGCGCAGGAGCTGCCGGACGAGACGGCCGTCTATCCCACCCACGGGTTCGGCTCCTTCTGCTCCGCGACCCAGGCCACCGGTCTGTCCAGCACCATCGGCGACGAGAAGCGGACCAACTCCGCGCTGACCGCCGACGAGGAGGCCTACGTCGAGCGGCTCCTGGCGGGCCTCGACGCCTACCCGGCCTACTACGCCCACATGGGCCCGGCCAACGCCGCAGGACCCGGCAAGCCCGATCTGTCCGCGCCGTCCGTGGCGGATCCGGCCGCACTGCGGCGCAGGATCGAGGCCGGCGAGTGGGTGGTGGACCTGCGCGACCGTATCGCTTTCGCCGCCGGACATCTGCCCGGCAGCCTCAACTTCGGCCTGGACGGCCAGTTCGTCACCTACCTGGGCTGGCTGATCCCGTGGGGCACCCCTCTCACCCTGCTCGGCGAGACCGCCGGCGACGTGGCAGAGGCTCAGCGCGAACTGGTCCGCATCGGTATCGACCGCCCGGCCGCGATGGCCACCGGCAACCCCGAGGACTGGGCCGGCGGCGAACCCCTGGCGGCCTATCCCCGCGCCTCCTTCGGCGACCTCGAAGCCGCCCGGAACGGCGACGAAGACCTCGTCGTCCTGGACGTTCGCCGCGATCAGGAGCGCGAGCGGGCCCACATCCCCGGCTCGGTCCACATCCCCGTCCACGAGGTGCCGGCCCGCATCGGCGAGGTCCCGGCGGGCCGTGTCTGGGTGCACTGTGCCGGCGGCTACCGCGCGGGGATCGTCGCCGCGCTGCTCCACGCCCACGGCCGCGACGTCGTCGCCGTCGACGACAGCTTCGACAACGCCCTCGGGCTCGGCCTGTGCGCCCTTGCCTCCCCCCTCTCCGCACACCACGACAACCGACAGGAGTCCGACGCATGA
- a CDS encoding rhodanese-like domain-containing protein encodes MVPESDEPRSAEARVPEARVADVRDGGARHAGHASGSRSAPRSPVAPALAGRPPAGLVRAFGRSGGHRARAHFLPRDPGRRAAQGVSGGTAPRSHAAHPTATCGRPDSPTVPDTPEETR; translated from the coding sequence ATGGTTCCCGAGAGCGACGAGCCACGGTCCGCCGAGGCGCGCGTGCCGGAGGCCCGCGTCGCCGACGTCCGCGACGGCGGCGCCCGTCACGCCGGTCACGCCTCCGGCTCCCGGTCCGCACCGCGCTCCCCCGTCGCCCCGGCCCTCGCCGGACGGCCCCCGGCCGGGCTGGTGCGCGCGTTCGGCCGGAGCGGCGGCCACCGCGCACGCGCGCACTTCCTGCCCCGCGATCCCGGCCGCCGTGCCGCCCAGGGCGTCAGCGGTGGCACCGCCCCCCGGTCCCACGCCGCCCACCCCACGGCCACCTGCGGCCGTCCTGACTCCCCCACCGTCCCCGACACTCCCGAGGAGACGCGATGA
- a CDS encoding GH1 family beta-glucosidase, whose protein sequence is MSGFPLLPDDFLLGVSTASYQIEGAAAEDGKGPSIWDTFCAEPGRIENGETGEVACDHYHRSGEDVALMRDLGVDAYRFSVSWPRVMPSGSGAVNPAGLDFYDRLVDDLLAAGITPAVTLYHWDLPQALQDRGGWQVRETAHRLADYGTVVAERLGDRVGMWMPVNEPVVATMFGHAVGAHAPGLALGFDALPVAHHMLLGHGLTVQALRAAGVGNIGIASNHAPTWPASGSDADREAAASYDALVNWLFADPVLRGAYPDELLAMLMPGHADGTLAADLEVISSPLDWFGVNYYQPVPVGAPGTASPRSPALEGAALPEGLPFEPRVLTDAPTTGLGWAVVPDGLREILATFVQRYGDRLPPLYVTESGCAYPDRPDPDGTVRDPQRIAYHRDHLAAVSRAIEDGIDVRGYFAWSLLDNFEWALGYEPRFGLVHVDYDTQTRTPKDSYRWFQEHLRARRRPGR, encoded by the coding sequence ATGTCCGGCTTTCCCCTCCTGCCCGACGATTTCCTCCTCGGAGTGTCGACGGCGTCCTACCAGATCGAGGGTGCGGCGGCCGAGGACGGCAAGGGGCCCTCCATCTGGGACACGTTCTGCGCCGAGCCCGGCAGGATCGAGAACGGCGAGACCGGGGAGGTCGCCTGCGACCACTACCACCGGTCGGGGGAGGACGTCGCCCTGATGCGGGACCTGGGTGTCGACGCCTACCGCTTCTCGGTGTCGTGGCCGCGCGTCATGCCGTCCGGTTCGGGCGCCGTCAATCCGGCGGGTCTGGACTTCTACGACCGGCTCGTCGACGACCTGCTGGCCGCCGGCATCACGCCCGCGGTGACCCTCTACCACTGGGACCTCCCGCAGGCGCTGCAGGATCGCGGCGGCTGGCAGGTGCGGGAGACGGCGCACCGGCTGGCAGACTACGGCACCGTGGTCGCCGAGCGCCTCGGCGACCGGGTCGGGATGTGGATGCCGGTCAACGAGCCGGTGGTGGCGACGATGTTCGGGCACGCGGTGGGCGCCCACGCGCCCGGACTTGCCCTCGGCTTCGACGCCCTGCCGGTGGCCCACCACATGCTGCTGGGCCACGGGCTGACCGTGCAGGCGCTGCGCGCGGCCGGCGTCGGCAACATCGGCATCGCCTCCAACCACGCGCCCACCTGGCCGGCGTCCGGCTCCGACGCCGACCGTGAGGCGGCCGCGTCCTACGACGCGCTGGTCAACTGGCTGTTCGCGGACCCGGTACTGCGCGGCGCCTACCCGGACGAACTCCTGGCCATGCTGATGCCCGGACACGCGGACGGCACCCTGGCAGCGGACCTGGAGGTCATCTCGTCGCCCCTGGACTGGTTCGGGGTGAACTACTACCAGCCGGTGCCCGTCGGCGCGCCCGGCACCGCGTCGCCGCGCTCACCCGCTCTGGAGGGCGCCGCCCTGCCGGAAGGACTTCCGTTCGAACCCCGCGTCCTGACCGACGCGCCCACCACCGGCCTCGGCTGGGCCGTCGTCCCCGACGGGCTGCGGGAGATCCTGGCCACCTTCGTCCAGCGGTACGGCGACCGGCTGCCACCGCTCTACGTCACCGAGAGCGGTTGCGCCTACCCGGACCGTCCGGACCCCGACGGCACGGTCCGCGATCCGCAGCGCATCGCCTACCACCGTGACCACCTCGCCGCGGTGTCCCGTGCGATCGAGGACGGCATCGACGTGCGCGGCTACTTCGCGTGGTCGCTCCTGGACAACTTCGAGTGGGCGCTGGGGTACGAGCCGCGGTTCGGCCTGGTTCACGTCGACTACGACACCCAGACCCGTACGCCCAAGGACTCCTACCGCTGGTTCCAGGAGCACCTCCGGGCACGGCGCCGACCGGGACGGTGA
- a CDS encoding amino acid deaminase/aldolase: MSASSPLRPALPGAFFAELAEATAGLRPPYAVVHLPSLRANARDLVRRAAGKPIRVASKSVRSRALLRQVSAGPGWAGVLAFTLPEALWLAEEFEDVVVGYPTVDTAAVARLASDEVMASRVTLMVDSPAHLDLIDAVLDGLGPGARPVRVCLEVDVSLRLAGGRVHIGARRSPVHTARAARDLAQAVAARPRLRLVGVMAYEGHIAGVGDNRPGPGRFLVRGVRRMSAGEIAERRAAAVASVASVAPLEFVNGGGTGSLETTSLEPAVTEVAAGSGLLAPTLFDFYTRFAPHPASFFALSVVRRPSPRHATLLGGGWVASGAAGPDRLPTPAWPAGLRLLPREGAGEVQTPVRGPGAAGLRVGDRVWLRHSKAGELCEHVAELHLVEDGRVVDTVPTYRGEHRTFL; the protein is encoded by the coding sequence ATGAGCGCGTCCTCCCCCCTTCGCCCCGCCCTGCCCGGCGCGTTCTTCGCCGAACTCGCCGAGGCCACGGCCGGGCTGCGTCCGCCGTACGCGGTGGTGCACCTGCCCTCGCTGCGCGCCAACGCCCGGGACCTGGTGCGCCGGGCCGCGGGCAAGCCGATCCGGGTCGCCAGCAAGTCGGTGCGCAGCCGGGCGTTGCTGCGGCAGGTCTCGGCCGGACCCGGCTGGGCCGGAGTGCTCGCCTTCACGCTGCCGGAGGCGCTGTGGCTGGCGGAGGAGTTCGAGGATGTGGTGGTGGGCTACCCGACCGTCGACACGGCCGCCGTCGCCCGGCTCGCCTCGGACGAGGTGATGGCCTCCCGGGTGACCCTGATGGTCGACTCGCCGGCGCACCTCGACCTGATCGACGCGGTCCTCGACGGTCTGGGGCCCGGCGCCCGGCCCGTGCGGGTCTGCCTCGAGGTCGACGTCTCGCTGCGACTGGCCGGCGGCCGCGTGCACATCGGTGCCCGGCGTTCCCCGGTGCACACCGCCCGCGCCGCGCGGGACCTGGCTCAGGCGGTGGCCGCCCGGCCGCGTCTGCGCCTCGTGGGGGTGATGGCCTACGAGGGCCACATCGCCGGTGTCGGCGACAACCGTCCGGGTCCGGGACGGTTCCTCGTCCGGGGCGTGCGGAGGATGTCGGCGGGTGAAATCGCCGAACGGCGGGCCGCGGCGGTCGCCTCCGTCGCGTCGGTGGCGCCGCTGGAGTTCGTCAACGGCGGCGGCACGGGAAGCCTGGAGACGACCAGCCTGGAGCCGGCCGTCACCGAGGTCGCGGCCGGGTCCGGGCTCCTGGCTCCCACACTGTTCGACTTCTACACCCGGTTCGCTCCCCACCCGGCGTCCTTCTTCGCACTGTCGGTGGTGCGTCGTCCCTCGCCGCGGCACGCCACGCTCCTGGGCGGGGGCTGGGTCGCGTCGGGGGCCGCAGGTCCCGACCGCCTTCCCACGCCGGCCTGGCCGGCGGGCCTCCGGCTGCTGCCGCGGGAGGGCGCCGGCGAAGTACAGACCCCCGTGCGCGGCCCCGGCGCCGCCGGCCTGCGGGTCGGGGACCGCGTCTGGCTGCGGCACAGCAAGGCCGGCGAGCTTTGCGAGCACGTGGCCGAACTCCACCTCGTCGAGGACGGCCGCGTCGTCGACACCGTCCCCACCTACCGAGGCGAGCACCGAACGTTCCTCTGA
- a CDS encoding D-arabinono-1,4-lactone oxidase gives MTTRWENWARTESATPVRIVSPASTEEVAAVVTEAAAAGRPVKAVGSGHSFSGIAVGEGVQIRPDRLTGLVRADTESGLVTVWAGTPLHRLNPLLAELGLALEVLGDIDRQTVAGALTTGTHGSGERFGIMATQIRELELVLADGSVVTCSAQERPDLFAAARVSLGALGVITTVTLQCVPLFALRGVDRPRPLEETLESLDELAAAHDHFEFFWFPHTTTALTRRFTRLPADTRLRRLGPVTRAVEDRLLADHTFEWLLRLGARRPGAVPGITRLATRLTGSRDVTDLAHRVFASPRNVRFREGEYAVPRDTLVAALRELRRWVDTHDEAVSFPFEVRFAAADDIWLSPAHERDVAYVAYHQYHRMPHDRWFRVCEDVLGAAGGRPHWGKMHRLGAAELAELYPRFGDFTALRDRLDPARVFSNRHLDRVLGPAGASR, from the coding sequence ATGACCACGCGCTGGGAGAACTGGGCCCGCACCGAATCGGCCACACCGGTCCGGATCGTCTCCCCCGCCTCCACCGAGGAGGTCGCCGCCGTCGTCACCGAGGCGGCCGCGGCCGGACGTCCGGTCAAGGCGGTCGGGTCGGGGCACTCGTTCTCCGGGATCGCGGTCGGGGAAGGCGTGCAGATACGTCCGGACCGACTGACCGGACTCGTCCGCGCCGACACCGAGAGCGGCCTGGTCACCGTGTGGGCGGGGACTCCCCTGCACCGGCTCAATCCGCTTCTCGCCGAACTCGGACTGGCGCTGGAGGTCCTCGGCGACATCGACCGCCAGACGGTCGCCGGTGCGCTGACCACCGGCACTCACGGGTCGGGCGAGCGGTTCGGCATCATGGCGACCCAGATCAGAGAGCTGGAACTGGTGCTGGCCGACGGCTCCGTCGTGACCTGCTCCGCACAGGAGCGGCCCGACCTGTTCGCCGCCGCGCGTGTTTCCCTCGGCGCCCTGGGCGTCATCACCACCGTCACCCTCCAGTGCGTGCCGCTCTTCGCGCTGCGCGGGGTCGACCGGCCGCGGCCACTCGAGGAGACCCTGGAGTCGCTCGACGAACTCGCCGCCGCCCACGACCACTTCGAGTTCTTCTGGTTCCCGCACACCACCACCGCGCTGACCCGTCGCTTCACGCGGCTCCCGGCCGACACCAGACTGCGCCGCCTCGGCCCGGTGACACGCGCGGTGGAAGACCGGCTGCTGGCCGACCACACCTTCGAGTGGCTGCTGCGCCTGGGCGCCAGGCGGCCGGGAGCCGTGCCGGGCATCACCCGTCTCGCGACCCGGCTCACCGGCTCCCGCGACGTCACCGACCTCGCCCACCGTGTCTTCGCCTCGCCCCGCAACGTGCGCTTCCGTGAAGGCGAGTACGCCGTCCCCCGCGACACCCTCGTCGCCGCCCTGCGAGAGCTTCGGCGCTGGGTCGACACCCACGACGAGGCGGTCTCCTTCCCCTTCGAGGTCCGGTTCGCCGCCGCCGACGACATCTGGCTCTCCCCCGCCCACGAACGCGATGTCGCCTACGTCGCGTACCACCAGTACCACCGGATGCCACACGACCGGTGGTTCCGGGTGTGCGAGGACGTCCTCGGGGCCGCGGGCGGACGGCCCCACTGGGGGAAGATGCACCGGCTCGGCGCCGCCGAACTCGCCGAGCTGTACCCCCGGTTCGGCGACTTCACCGCCCTGCGCGATCGCCTGGACCCGGCCCGGGTGTTCTCCAACCGCCACCTCGACCGTGTCCTCGGGCCCGCCGGGGCGTCCCGATGA
- a CDS encoding TetR family transcriptional regulator, translating to MSRMAASERRERLVDAAIAVMVREGVSAATTRAIVAEADMPLGSFHYCFRSKEELLGEVIEVITGHTLERALPEVVGEGDLEDRLRRGMRAYWQHVVEVPDEHRLTYELTQYAARQSGLAGVAERQYQTYLAANTRLIEALTDKEGKRLEWDAPVPTLARYVTAVLDGVTLLYLNEGNAAAAGEVLDLVARHVAGMARHA from the coding sequence ATGAGCCGGATGGCGGCGAGCGAACGACGCGAGCGGCTGGTCGACGCCGCGATCGCGGTCATGGTCAGGGAGGGGGTCTCGGCCGCCACCACGCGCGCGATCGTGGCCGAGGCGGACATGCCGCTGGGGTCCTTCCACTACTGCTTCCGCTCGAAGGAGGAGTTGCTCGGTGAGGTCATCGAGGTCATCACCGGCCACACCCTGGAGCGCGCGCTGCCGGAGGTGGTGGGCGAGGGGGACCTGGAGGACCGGCTGCGTCGCGGGATGCGCGCCTACTGGCAGCACGTGGTCGAGGTGCCGGACGAACACCGCCTCACCTACGAGCTGACCCAGTACGCCGCTCGGCAGTCCGGGCTCGCCGGTGTCGCGGAGCGGCAGTACCAGACCTACCTCGCGGCCAACACCCGTCTGATCGAGGCGCTTACGGACAAGGAGGGCAAGCGCCTGGAGTGGGACGCCCCGGTGCCGACGCTGGCGCGCTACGTCACGGCGGTGCTCGACGGGGTGACGCTGCTCTACCTCAACGAGGGGAACGCGGCCGCCGCGGGCGAGGTCCTCGACCTCGTCGCCCGGCACGTGGCGGGCATGGCCCGCCACGCCTGA